Proteins encoded by one window of Arabidopsis thaliana chromosome 2, partial sequence:
- the ATSLY1 gene encoding Sec1/munc18-like (SM) proteins superfamily (ATSLY1; FUNCTIONS IN: protein transporter activity; INVOLVED IN: protein secretion, vesicle-mediated transport, vesicle docking involved in exocytosis; EXPRESSED IN: 23 plant structures; EXPRESSED DURING: 13 growth stages; CONTAINS InterPro DOMAIN/s: Sec1-like protein (InterPro:IPR001619); BEST Arabidopsis thaliana protein match is: Sec1/munc18-like (SM) proteins superfamily (TAIR:AT4G31740.1); Has 1583 Blast hits to 1569 proteins in 233 species: Archae - 0; Bacteria - 15; Metazoa - 661; Fungi - 409; Plants - 204; Viruses - 0; Other Eukaryotes - 294 (source: NCBI BLink).) has translation MALNLRQKQTECVIRMLNLNQPLNPSGTANEEVYKILIYDRFCQNILSPLTHVKDLRKHGVTLFFLIDKDRQPVHDVPAVYFVQPTESNLQRIIADASRSLYDTFHLNFSSSIPRKFLEELASGTLKSGSVEKVSKVHDQYLEFVTLEDNLFSLAQQSTYVQMNDPSAGEKEINEIIERVASGLFCVLVTLGVVPVIRCPSGGPAEMVASLLDQKLRDHLLSKNNLFTEGGGFMSSFQRPLLCIFDRNFELSVGIQHDFRYRPLVHDVLGLKLNQLKVQGEKGPPKSFELDSSDPFWSANSTLEFPDVAVEIETQLNKYKRDVEEVNKKTGGGSGAEFDGTDLIGNIHTEHLMNTVKSLPELTERKKVIDKHTNIATALLGQIKERSIDAFTKKESDMMMRGGIDRTELMAALKGKGTKMDKLRFAIMYLISTETINQSEVEAVEAALNEAEADTSAFQYVKKIKSLNASFAATSANSASRSNIVDWAEKLYGQSISAVTAGVKNLLSSDQQLAVTRTVEALTEGKPNPEIDSYRFLDPRAPKSSSSGGSHVKGPFREAIVFMIGGGNYVEYGSLQELTQRQLTVKNVIYGATEILNGGELVEQLGLLGKKMGLGGPVASTSLSGGH, from the exons ATGGCTCTCAATCTCCGTCAGAAACAGACTG AATGTGTAATCCGGATGTTGAATCTGAACCAACCTTTGAATCCAAGTGGAACTGCGAACGAAGAAGTTTACAAGATCTTGATTTACGATAGGTTTTGTCAGAACATTCTATCTCCATTGACCCATGTCAAGGATCTGCGTAAGCATGGAGTTacactcttctttctcatagACAAAGATCGACAACCTGTTCATGATGTTCCCGCTGTCTACTTTGTTCAACCAACTGAATCCAACCTCCAGAGGATCATAGCCGATGCTTCTAGATCTCTCTACGATACCTTTCATCTGAATTTCTCGTCTTCGATCCCTCGTAAGTTTCTTGAAGAGCTAGCTTCTGGGACTCTTAAATCTGGTTCTGTTGAGAAAGTCTCGAAAGTGCATGATCAGTATCTGGAGTTTGTGACTTTGGAAGATAACTTGTTCTCGCTGGCTCAGCAATCTACCTATGTTCAAATGAATGACCCATCAGCAGGGGAGAAAGAGATTAATGAGATTATCGAAAGGGTCGCTAgtggtttgttttgtgtgttggTAACGCTTGGTGTGGTTCCTGTTATCCGATGCCCTAGTGGTGGACCTGCAGAGATGGTGGCGTCTTTGTTGGATCAGAAACTGAGGGATCATCTTTTGTCCAAGAACAATCTGTTTACTGAAGGTGGCGGTTTCATGAGCTCGTTTCAGCGTCCCCTCTTGTGCATATTTGATAGGAACTTTGAGCTCTCGGTTGGGATTCAGCATGATTTCAGATACCGGCCTCTCGTTCACGATGTTCTCGGGTTAAAGCTCAACCAATTGAAAGTGCAGGGAGAGAAAGGACCACCGAAATCGTTTGAGCTGGACAGTTCGGACCCATTCTGGTCAGCAAACAGTACTCTGGAGTTTCCAGATGTCGCTGTGGAGATCGAAACACAGTTGAACAAGTACAAGAGAGACGTTGAAGAGGTTAACAAGAAAACCGGAGGTGGGAGCGGCGCTGAGTTTGATGGGACAGATCTGATTGGAAACATCCACACCGAGCATCTCATGAACACTGTGAAATCGCTCCCGGAGTTAACTGAGCGAAAGAAAGTGATTGACAAACACACCAATATCGCAACAGCGCTCTTAGGACAGATCAAGGAGAGATCTATTGACGCTTTCACTAAGAAAGAAAGCGACATGATGATGAGGGGCGGAATCGACAGAACTGAACTTATGGCTGCTCTGAAAGGCAAAGGGACAAAGATGGACAAGCTCCGGTTTGCAATCATGTACCTGATCTCCACAGAAACCATAAACCAATCGGAAGTTGAAGCAGTGGAGGCAGCATTGAATGAAGCTGAGGCTGATACAAGTGCGTTTCAGTAtgtaaagaaaatcaaatcgtTAAACGCATCTTTTGCAGCTACATCAGCGAATTCAGCTAGCAGAAGCAACATTGTAGACTGGGCCGAGAAGCTTTACGGACAGTCTATAAGCGCAGTGACTGCAGGAGTCAAGAATCTGTTATCTAGTGATCAACAATTGGCAGTGACTCGAACAGTCGAAGCTTTAACAGAAGGAAAACCAAACCCGGAGATCGATTCTTACCGCTTCCTGGACCCAAGAGCTCCAAAGTCGTCTAGCTCCGGTGGTAGCCATGTAAAAGGACCGTTCAGAGAAGCTATAGTGTTCATGATCGGTGGAGGTAACTATGTTGAGTATGGAAGTTTGCAGGAGTTGACTCAGAGACAGTTAACCGTTAAAAACGTTATTTATGGAGCCACTGAGATTCTTAACGGAGGTGAGTTGGTGGAGCAGCTTGGACTTTTGGGAAAGAAGATGGGATTAGGAGGTCCGGTCGCTTCAACGTCATTGTCTGGTGGTCACTGA
- a CDS encoding zinc finger (Ran-binding) family protein encodes MRLDHSVTDASSLVLSWIIILLQTLSGFLVSAIGSALCKKCGQSKEVAALSALAIPGASLQTHLHYFTRGPESHDQPGSLLAFSNATNQASVHKEWRSGDWICRCGFHNYSSRIQCKKCNEIAPLALGTKRLASEALAHEWDSKRLNQGYTSMQTQSAIYASFPGMSLGRVSNWQLPLPFLQQHSTPALLGMGVKQWRDGDWMCTNCKNHNYASRAECNRCKTTRDILDQDITPTEQS; translated from the exons ATGCGTTTAGATCATTCTGTAACAGATGCAAGCAGCCTCGTCTTATCATGGATAATAATACTTCTCCAAACTCTAAGTGGCTTCCTCGTATCGGCGATTGGATCTGCACTG TGCAAGAAATGTGGGCAATCTAAGGAAGTAGCAGCATTGTCAGCACTTGCTATCCCTGGAGCTTCTCTTCAAACTCATCTCCATTACTTCACCCGTGGACCTGAGTCACATGATCAACCTGGTTCTTTACTCGCATTCTCTAACGCTACAAATCAAGCTTCGGTTCATAAAGAATGGAGGAGTGGTGACTGGATTTGCAGATGTGGTTTTCACAATTATTCCTCTCGTATACAG TGCAAAAAGTGCAATGAAATAGCTCCACTAG CCCTTGGTACAAAGAGATTAGCATCAGAAGCTTTGGCTCATGAATGGGATAGCAAAAGACTGAATCAAGGATAT ACAAGCATGCAAACACAGTCAGCGATATATGCATCTTTTCCTGGTATGAGCCTAGGAAGGGTCTCAAATTGGCAACTTCCTCTCCCGTTTCTACAACAACACTCAACACCTGCTTTACTTGGAATGGG AGTGAAACAATGGCGTGATGGCGACTGGATGTGTACAAATTGCAAGAATCACAATTATGCATCACGAGCAGAGTGCAATAG
- a CDS encoding polyamine-modulated factor 1-binding protein: protein MAGKEETDVSAQGSLTREATEIWRSELESRRFQVDSLEAELVDVKAYLEFGSEEDARKELGVLSGRVRSTATMLRYLRSKARVLAIPDDLANVSCGVEQIEELKGLNLVEKDGGSSSSDGARNTNPETRRYSGSLGVEDGAYTNEMLQSIEMVTDVLDSLVRRVTVAESESAVQKERALLGEEEISRKTIQIENLSVKLEEMERFAYGTNSVLNEMRERIEELVEETMRQREKAVENEEELCRVKREFESLKSYVSTFTNVRETLLSSERQFKTIEELFERSVSYLLYATVPSLLNHKDLIFSSPHHNMLMVKQVGH from the coding sequence ATGGCTGGTAAAGAGGAGACTGATGTATCTGCACAAGGGTCTTTAACCAGGGAGGCCACTGAGATATGGAGGAGTGAGTTGGAATCTCGCCGGTTTCAGGTAGATAGTTTAGAAGCTGAACTTGTGGATGTCAAGGCTTACCTTGAGTTTGGCTCAGAAGAAGATGCCAGAAAGGAGTTAGGAGTTCTTTCGGGTAGGGTCAGATCGACTGCAACTATGTTGCGTTATTTGAGATCAAAAGCTAGAGTCTTGGCCATTCCTGATGATCTAGCAAATGTGTCATGCGGTGTGGAACAGATTGAAGAACTGAAAGGATTGAACCTTGTTGAGAAAGATGGtggttcatcttcttctgacGGGGCTAGGAACACTAATCCTGAAACTAGAAGGTACAGTGGTTCCTTGGGTGTAGAGGATGGAGCCTATACTAATGAGATGCTCCAGTCCATAGAGATGGTTACTGATGTGCTGGACTCTCTTGTGAGGAGGGTTACAGTAGCAGAATCTGAGTCTGCTGTTCAAAAGGAGAGGGCACTTTTGGGAGAGGAAGAAATCAGTAGGAAGACTATCCAAATCGAAAATTTGTCCGTGAAGTTAGAAGAGATGGAACGATTTGCTTATGGGACTAATAGTGTTCTAAACGAAATGCGGGAAAGGATTGAGGAATTAGTTGAAGAGACGATGAGGCAGAGGGAAAAAGCTGTGGAAAACGAAGAGGAGTTGTGTCGTGTGAAGAGAGAGTTCGAGTCGCTTAAAAGCTACGTCAGTACTTTTACCAATGTTCGAGAAACACTTCTTTCGTCCGAGAGACAATTCAAAACCATTGAGGAGCTCTTTGAACGGTCAGTCTCATATCTTCTTTATGCAACTGTTCCATCACTCCTTAACCAcaaagatttaatattttcttcaccACACCACAATATGTTAATGGTGAAGCAGGTTGGTCACTAA
- a CDS encoding polyamine-modulated factor 1-binding protein (BEST Arabidopsis thaliana protein match is: kinectin-related (TAIR:AT5G66250.3); Has 7578 Blast hits to 6129 proteins in 783 species: Archae - 220; Bacteria - 1045; Metazoa - 3605; Fungi - 575; Plants - 442; Viruses - 38; Other Eukaryotes - 1653 (source: NCBI BLink).) yields MAGKEETDVSAQGSLTREATEIWRSELESRRFQVDSLEAELVDVKAYLEFGSEEDARKELGVLSGRVRSTATMLRYLRSKARVLAIPDDLANVSCGVEQIEELKGLNLVEKDGGSSSSDGARNTNPETRRYSGSLGVEDGAYTNEMLQSIEMVTDVLDSLVRRVTVAESESAVQKERALLGEEEISRKTIQIENLSVKLEEMERFAYGTNSVLNEMRERIEELVEETMRQREKAVENEEELCRVKREFESLKSYVSTFTNVRETLLSSERQFKTIEELFERLVTKTTQLEGEKAQKEVEVQKLMEENVKLTALLDKKEAQLLALNEQCKVMALSASNI; encoded by the exons ATGGCTGGTAAAGAGGAGACTGATGTATCTGCACAAGGGTCTTTAACCAGGGAGGCCACTGAGATATGGAGGAGTGAGTTGGAATCTCGCCGGTTTCAGGTAGATAGTTTAGAAGCTGAACTTGTGGATGTCAAGGCTTACCTTGAGTTTGGCTCAGAAGAAGATGCCAGAAAGGAGTTAGGAGTTCTTTCGGGTAGGGTCAGATCGACTGCAACTATGTTGCGTTATTTGAGATCAAAAGCTAGAGTCTTGGCCATTCCTGATGATCTAGCAAATGTGTCATGCGGTGTGGAACAGATTGAAGAACTGAAAGGATTGAACCTTGTTGAGAAAGATGGtggttcatcttcttctgacGGGGCTAGGAACACTAATCCTGAAACTAGAAGGTACAGTGGTTCCTTGGGTGTAGAGGATGGAGCCTATACTAATGAGATGCTCCAGTCCATAGAGATGGTTACTGATGTGCTGGACTCTCTTGTGAGGAGGGTTACAGTAGCAGAATCTGAGTCTGCTGTTCAAAAGGAGAGGGCACTTTTGGGAGAGGAAGAAATCAGTAGGAAGACTATCCAAATCGAAAATTTGTCCGTGAAGTTAGAAGAGATGGAACGATTTGCTTATGGGACTAATAGTGTTCTAAACGAAATGCGGGAAAGGATTGAGGAATTAGTTGAAGAGACGATGAGGCAGAGGGAAAAAGCTGTGGAAAACGAAGAGGAGTTGTGTCGTGTGAAGAGAGAGTTCGAGTCGCTTAAAAGCTACGTCAGTACTTTTACCAATGTTCGAGAAACACTTCTTTCGTCCGAGAGACAATTCAAAACCATTGAGGAGCTCTTTGAACG GTTGGTCACTAAGACGACACAATTAGAAGGGGAGAAGGCACAAAAGGAGGTTGAAGTACAGAAACTGATGGAGGAGAATGTGAAATTGACAGCACTTCTCGACAAGAAAGAGGCTCAGCTTCTAGCTTTGAATGAACAATGCAAAGTTATGGCTTTGAGTGCATCAAACATATGA
- a CDS encoding polyamine-modulated factor 1-binding protein, producing MIIQQLKRLGMAGKEETDVSAQGSLTREATEIWRSELESRRFQVDSLEAELVDVKAYLEFGSEEDARKELGVLSGRVRSTATMLRYLRSKARVLAIPDDLANVSCGVEQIEELKGLNLVEKDGGSSSSDGARNTNPETRRYSGSLGVEDGAYTNEMLQSIEMVTDVLDSLVRRVTVAESESAVQKERALLGEEEISRKTIQIENLSVKLEEMERFAYGTNSVLNEMRERIEELVEETMRQREKAVENEEELCRVKREFESLKSYVSTFTNVRETLLSSERQFKTIEELFERLVTKTTQLEGEKAQKEVEVQKLMEENVKLTALLDKKEAQLLALNEQCKVMALSASNI from the exons ATGATAATTCAACA GCTGAAGAGGCTGGGAATGGCTGGTAAAGAGGAGACTGATGTATCTGCACAAGGGTCTTTAACCAGGGAGGCCACTGAGATATGGAGGAGTGAGTTGGAATCTCGCCGGTTTCAGGTAGATAGTTTAGAAGCTGAACTTGTGGATGTCAAGGCTTACCTTGAGTTTGGCTCAGAAGAAGATGCCAGAAAGGAGTTAGGAGTTCTTTCGGGTAGGGTCAGATCGACTGCAACTATGTTGCGTTATTTGAGATCAAAAGCTAGAGTCTTGGCCATTCCTGATGATCTAGCAAATGTGTCATGCGGTGTGGAACAGATTGAAGAACTGAAAGGATTGAACCTTGTTGAGAAAGATGGtggttcatcttcttctgacGGGGCTAGGAACACTAATCCTGAAACTAGAAGGTACAGTGGTTCCTTGGGTGTAGAGGATGGAGCCTATACTAATGAGATGCTCCAGTCCATAGAGATGGTTACTGATGTGCTGGACTCTCTTGTGAGGAGGGTTACAGTAGCAGAATCTGAGTCTGCTGTTCAAAAGGAGAGGGCACTTTTGGGAGAGGAAGAAATCAGTAGGAAGACTATCCAAATCGAAAATTTGTCCGTGAAGTTAGAAGAGATGGAACGATTTGCTTATGGGACTAATAGTGTTCTAAACGAAATGCGGGAAAGGATTGAGGAATTAGTTGAAGAGACGATGAGGCAGAGGGAAAAAGCTGTGGAAAACGAAGAGGAGTTGTGTCGTGTGAAGAGAGAGTTCGAGTCGCTTAAAAGCTACGTCAGTACTTTTACCAATGTTCGAGAAACACTTCTTTCGTCCGAGAGACAATTCAAAACCATTGAGGAGCTCTTTGAACG GTTGGTCACTAAGACGACACAATTAGAAGGGGAGAAGGCACAAAAGGAGGTTGAAGTACAGAAACTGATGGAGGAGAATGTGAAATTGACAGCACTTCTCGACAAGAAAGAGGCTCAGCTTCTAGCTTTGAATGAACAATGCAAAGTTATGGCTTTGAGTGCATCAAACATATGA
- the TAF14 gene encoding TBP-associated factor 14 (TBP-associated factor 14 (TAF14); INVOLVED IN: regulation of transcription, DNA-dependent; LOCATED IN: nucleus; CONTAINS InterPro DOMAIN/s: YEATS (InterPro:IPR005033); BEST Arabidopsis thaliana protein match is: YEATS family protein (TAIR:AT5G45600.1); Has 784 Blast hits to 784 proteins in 216 species: Archae - 0; Bacteria - 2; Metazoa - 356; Fungi - 265; Plants - 64; Viruses - 0; Other Eukaryotes - 97 (source: NCBI BLink).) has product MESDIEILSEADASMRKLRIFGIDDREDENGRRRIKDVEVYVPIVCGSIAFYLGKKATEYRTHKWTVYVRGATNEDLGVVIKRVIFHLHPSFNNPTRVVDAPPFALSECGWGEFKIDITVFFHTDVCEKKLELSHVLKLNPENAYGPIPKSIKIPVVAESYNEVVFPDPFESFVARVHNHPAIQISNIPDGLNLPPPGAFLF; this is encoded by the exons ATGGAGTCGGATATCGAGATTTTGTCTGAAGCTGATGCGTCTATGCGGAAGCTACGCATTTTCGGAATTGATGATCGCGAAGATGAG aatgggagaagaagaatcaaagatgtTGAAGTTTATGTTCCGATTGTGTGTGGATCGATTGCTTTTTATCTTGGAAAGAAAGCCACAGA ATATCGAACACATAAGTGGACTGTTTATGTACGTGGAGCTACGAATGAGGATCTTGGTGTGGTTATCAAGCGGGTTATCTTCCATTTGCATCCAAGTTTTAATAATCCAACTAGAGTGGTTGATGCTCCTCCCTTTGCATTGTCTGAGTGTGGTTGGGGAGAATTCAAAATCGACATAACCGTTTTCTTCCATACCGATGTCTGTGAAAAGAAGTTGGAGTT GTCTCACGTCTTAAAGCTGAACCCGGAGAATGCATATGGTCCTATTCCTAAGTCTATTAAGATACCCGTTGTCGCTGAGTCTTACAATGAAGTTGTCTTTCCAGACCCTTTTGAGAGTTTTGTCGCCCGTGTTCATAATCACCCGGCTATACAGATCTCTAACATCCCAGATGGTTTGAACCTGCCTCCTCCAGGTGCATTCTTGTTCTGA
- a CDS encoding zinc finger (Ran-binding) family protein (zinc finger (Ran-binding) family protein; FUNCTIONS IN: binding, zinc ion binding; INVOLVED IN: biological_process unknown; LOCATED IN: intracellular; EXPRESSED IN: 23 plant structures; EXPRESSED DURING: 13 growth stages; CONTAINS InterPro DOMAIN/s: Zinc finger, RanBP2-type (InterPro:IPR001876); BEST Arabidopsis thaliana protein match is: Ran BP2/NZF zinc finger-like superfamily protein (TAIR:AT2G26695.1); Has 1281 Blast hits to 744 proteins in 145 species: Archae - 0; Bacteria - 0; Metazoa - 342; Fungi - 88; Plants - 606; Viruses - 0; Other Eukaryotes - 245 (source: NCBI BLink).), with the protein MGDGREGDWECLGCRNRNYAFRSFCNRCKQPRLIMDNNTSPNSKWLPRIGDWICTGCTNNNYASREKCKKCGQSKEVAALSALAIPGASLQTHLHYFTRGPESHDQPGSLLAFSNATNQASVHKEWRSGDWICRCGFHNYSSRIQCKKCNEIAPLALGTKRLASEALAHEWDSKRLNQGYTSMQTQSAIYASFPGMSLGRVSNWQLPLPFLQQHSTPALLGMGVKQWRDGDWMCTNCKNHNYASRAECNRCKTTRDILDQDITPTEQS; encoded by the exons ATGGGAGACGGAAGAGAAGGAGACTGGGAATGTTTAGGATGCAGAAACAGGAATTATGCGTTTAGATCATTCTGTAACAGATGCAAGCAGCCTCGTCTTATCATGGATAATAATACTTCTCCAAACTCTAAGTGGCTTCCTCGTATCGGCGATTGGATCTGCACTG GTTGTACTAACAACAATTATGCATCACGAGAAAAGTGCAAGAAATGTGGGCAATCTAAGGAAGTAGCAGCATTGTCAGCACTTGCTATCCCTGGAGCTTCTCTTCAAACTCATCTCCATTACTTCACCCGTGGACCTGAGTCACATGATCAACCTGGTTCTTTACTCGCATTCTCTAACGCTACAAATCAAGCTTCGGTTCATAAAGAATGGAGGAGTGGTGACTGGATTTGCAGATGTGGTTTTCACAATTATTCCTCTCGTATACAG TGCAAAAAGTGCAATGAAATAGCTCCACTAG CCCTTGGTACAAAGAGATTAGCATCAGAAGCTTTGGCTCATGAATGGGATAGCAAAAGACTGAATCAAGGATAT ACAAGCATGCAAACACAGTCAGCGATATATGCATCTTTTCCTGGTATGAGCCTAGGAAGGGTCTCAAATTGGCAACTTCCTCTCCCGTTTCTACAACAACACTCAACACCTGCTTTACTTGGAATGGG AGTGAAACAATGGCGTGATGGCGACTGGATGTGTACAAATTGCAAGAATCACAATTATGCATCACGAGCAGAGTGCAATAG
- the TAF14 gene encoding TBP-associated factor 14 (TBP-associated factor 14 (TAF14); INVOLVED IN: regulation of transcription, DNA-dependent; LOCATED IN: nucleus; CONTAINS InterPro DOMAIN/s: YEATS (InterPro:IPR005033); BEST Arabidopsis thaliana protein match is: YEATS family protein (TAIR:AT5G45600.2).), producing the protein MESDIEILSEADASMRKLRIFGIDDREDENGRRRIKDVEVYVPIVCGSIAFYLGKKATEYRTHKWTVYVRGATNEDLGVVIKRVIFHLHPSFNNPTRVVDAPPFALSECGWGEFKIDITVFFHTDVCEKKLELSHVLKLNPENAYGPIPKSIKIPVVAESYNEVVFPDPFESFVARVHNHPAIQISNIPDGLNLPPPGVADTYYLMEKGDTKEHPLSPWFLKFSEVEELFKLTAARQKVQADIAKLKRQLIMVDGQPEGLESSSGYEC; encoded by the exons ATGGAGTCGGATATCGAGATTTTGTCTGAAGCTGATGCGTCTATGCGGAAGCTACGCATTTTCGGAATTGATGATCGCGAAGATGAG aatgggagaagaagaatcaaagatgtTGAAGTTTATGTTCCGATTGTGTGTGGATCGATTGCTTTTTATCTTGGAAAGAAAGCCACAGA ATATCGAACACATAAGTGGACTGTTTATGTACGTGGAGCTACGAATGAGGATCTTGGTGTGGTTATCAAGCGGGTTATCTTCCATTTGCATCCAAGTTTTAATAATCCAACTAGAGTGGTTGATGCTCCTCCCTTTGCATTGTCTGAGTGTGGTTGGGGAGAATTCAAAATCGACATAACCGTTTTCTTCCATACCGATGTCTGTGAAAAGAAGTTGGAGTT GTCTCACGTCTTAAAGCTGAACCCGGAGAATGCATATGGTCCTATTCCTAAGTCTATTAAGATACCCGTTGTCGCTGAGTCTTACAATGAAGTTGTCTTTCCAGACCCTTTTGAGAGTTTTGTCGCCCGTGTTCATAATCACCCGGCTATACAGATCTCTAACATCCCAGATGGTTTGAACCTGCCTCCTCCAG GAGTTGCTGACACTTATTATCTGATGGAAAAAGGAGACACTAAGGAACATCCACTCAGTCCAtggtttttgaagttttcAGAAGTAGAAGAGCTTTTTAAACTTACTGCAGCTCGTCAGAAG GTACAAGCTGATATTGCCAAGCTAAAAAGACAGTTGATAATGGTAGATGGGCAACCTGAAGGACTTGAGTCTTCCTCTGGCTATGAATGTTAA